The following nucleotide sequence is from Vitis vinifera cultivar Pinot Noir 40024 chromosome 14, ASM3070453v1.
agactaccctaaaagctatcttaaaaatgaatgaaaagcctaagtctaaaataGGGCTGCCAAAGGTCGTAATAaaggtcagataatccctcaaccaaagtcttcgaggtgactaaaaaaaaaggtaagtcgtatgagtagtaatgggccaccaaggagttACTATggagcattaaaaaaaatgaatttaaatacaTGTGCTAAAGAGACAAAACTGAGGGTCTACAGTAAGTGCTATCAGatgatccggatatgtctgatcggggaagttgaaacgtccttctctcccatccggctgtgagacatccggatgtaaaatgtcggcgaacggaattccggatgtgaaatatcctatcagaggatccggacatgtctgaccgaggaagttgaaacgtcctcctttcccatccggctgtgagacatccggatgtGAAATGTCGGCGGACGGAATTCCTTCCCGGGTGGAATAAGCTATGctgcgcaagggggaccgtctgcgtgtgcaaggtgtaggacCCCTCCtcctgatgacacggagcgcaCATTGCTATCCGGAGCatctccatccggattccccaagaggacatgtggcgcactcccctatccggactccctcagggcgAATCACACGgtactcgtgaacatcacacccggacgatagcatatcctatccgaaTATGTTGTTttgatcattgactaaagtaagcaagccttgctacatcATTCGGACAGCCTGCCACAGACCATGTTTCACCGCcatccgatggtgtgtccggaaaccctgtccggacatcttttgctccttgcattccggatttgcttatggcaaaggacttcaaagcttcggttcttcatgtttctgagctttccattgcttttccatggattccaaagaactcttctcaatctcggattgctttggtgatcaaaaagctatcaaaacaccaaaacttaacataatttgattagaattgattgcaagggtccttaatatgttaattaggttaaaaggtgataactactactcaaaagtgtttaaaagagtttattacaagctatcaaatagcattttttgagtagtaatcagtatgCAAAGGAGCGGTGGTGCCAAATGCCTTATCCCTGTAGTAGAGTATCAGCCTCACCTCTAAAATACATTTCTCTATCTGAGATCAACTCATTAAGGACTTTGTAATGAAAAATGATATGTGACTTAATAATGTTGGAAACTCTAGTTGTAGTTAAATTAGCATAGGAGGTTGCATCcgcccacttggtgaagtaatcgatgaCAACAATGTAAACTCATGGTCGTTGGAAGCTTTTAGGGAAATCTTCCTAATAATGTCAATGCCCTATATCAAAAATGACCATGGTGAGGTTAATGCATGCAAATCTAATAGTGGCATGTGAATGAGGTCACCATGCATCTGACACTCTAAATATCTTTGGATGAACTAATAACAATcagtctccatggtcaaccaaaatAACCAGTCTTCACTATATTTCGGGCTTGCATGTGCCCTTCCATGTGTAGTCCACAAACTCCAGAATGAACTTCTCTCATCGATCGATTTATAGAGGCTCGGTCTAAGCATAATTATAGGATACCATCACCTGAAAATTTGTACGATGACTTCTCACAAATCACAAATTTGGTAGCTAACTACCtcaatgctctcctatccttAGTTGAAACAGTATCAAGGTATATGCCAAATTTGAGGAAGTGGTAGATATCATAGTTATAGGGCAGGTAATCGTCGACCTTGATCTCTCCAATCATACAATAATAAGCCGGAGAAGTCCTCAACTCAATCAGTAAAGGGCATATTACAACATCAACAGGAATATCTACCATGGAAGTTAGAATAGCTAAGATGTTAGGAAACcagtttttcactttaggaaAATGTGTATATCTTAACTCATCAAATCTCCAAATTAATAGCTCTAGATAAGCATGGTATGGCCTCAACTTCATATCTCTAATATTCCAATCACCCTAAATTTGCTTAAGTGCAAGGTTAAAGTATCAATTacctttatttttctaattccaTGCTTAAGAGCAGTCTCTAAACCAAGGATGCATGCCTCATACATCATTATGTTGTTTGTGGTAggacaattataaaaaaatgccaGATGAACTGATCTTGGGATATGGTCATCATGAGGGGATATAAAAAATACACCAATCCCATACTCGAAGTTGTTAGCAACTCCATTGAAATACATATGTCATTTTAATAAACCGATCACAATAGAAATCTCTTCATTTAAAAAGTCATCATCAACTACTCTACTGCCAGATATGAAAGTAAGGTCAAATGATTTACGATAATACTTTAATGGGCTTCTGAGAAACATATTAGATGTTAAACTTAGTCAACAACACTAACCATCTCATTAGTATACATGTCAATGTGGGtttgtcaaacaaatatctcaaggAATCTAGGCATGAGATTAGATGTATAGAATACTTCGTCATATAATGCCTCAATCTTTGGGTAGCCCAAGCTAATGCTAAGCAAAAGCACTCAATCATGACGTATCTCAACTCGTACTTGAGCATCCTATTGCTAAGGTAATAAATAGTTTGCTCATTCCTCGAATCATCAAGCTGAGCAAGCATACAACCTAAGATAATATCTGAAGTTGATAAATATAAGAGCAGAAGACTACCTAGTGTATGAGGTACTAAGactagaaaagaaagaaaatactcCTTAATGTTGTCAAAAGCTCACTAACAATCTACATCCCAAACtataggttgactcttcctaaAGAATCAAAAGATGGGCTCACAAATATTTGTCTATTTGTCAATCTGACAATAAATCTGCTAATTTACTACAATCTACCCAAAAAGCCTTAGATCTCTTTCTCAATCCTCAGTGTTGGCATGTTTAAAATAGCTCAGGTCTTGTCAAGATCCACCTCTATACCTCTATCACTAACCATGTAACCCAATAGCTTCCCAAAAGTCACATTAAACGCGAACTTTTTAGGATTCAATTTCAATCTGTATCTCCTAATTATTTCAAAGAAATGCCCTAAAGTGGCTAGATGATCTTTTCTAGacttcactatcatgtcatcaacatacacctcaacatcccgatgcatcatgtcatggaatagCGTGGTCGCAACTCACTAGTAGGTGGCTCTTGCATTCTTCAACCTAAATGACATCACTCTATAGCGGTAGGTGATATAAGAGGTCTTTTCCATGTCCTTCGAAGCCATTAAGATCTTATTATAGCTAGAAAAACCATCCATGAAGGATAACATCAAATAACCTATAGTACTGTTAACTAACATGTCAAtgtgaggggaaaaaaaagtcaTCCATAAGACTGACCTTATTAAGGTCTCAAAAGTTCACACAAACTCTAACTCTTCCATCTTTTTTAGGAATAAGGATGACATTGGCCAACCATTGAGGATACTCAGCCATTGATAAAAACCTAATGTTAAGTTGCTTTTGAATCTCCTTTTTCATCTGGAGACTCCATTGAGGGTGCAGTCTCTTCAATTTCTCCTTAATTGGCTTATCATGGGGAAGTAAAGGTAGACAATGTTGTATAATGGAAGGATCCAACCTTGGCATATCCTCATATGACCATGAAAGCACATCTAAATACGCTCTAAGCAATTGAATAAGGTCGATtctctcatctgtagacaaTGAAGTACCAATATGAAGCTCTCGAGGCTGATCCCTAGTACCAAAATCAATAGTCTTGAAATCCTTATCTACAAGCTCAACTATATGACCTGAATGACTAAAAATGGTCTTTGAATCTGAATCAGGTGATTGAGGCTCATCATCTATGTCGAAAACATGTGAAGTGGACGAATATTGTGACAAGCTAAAAGAAGAATTATATGACACAATCATAACacacagggaaataaagaaaaataactcATATCTATAGATGAAACAATGGGTACATCATTAGAAATACGAAAGAGAAATACCAACATGGCATCAAAAGAAACTTCCTACCTAATAGGCGGGCCTACATCAACAGTCTCAACAACATGAGCAATAAAAACCTCAAGTACCACTAGCTAAGCTCCAAGTGGTAGGGTGACCTTGGGAATTGATGGATTTGTCTCTATAGCATTCTCAATAGGCATCATGCCAAACACATCAGACAACCTAACTACTGGCGTCTCAATTGATCTCGACATTTGTGTCACGATCAATAGGTCCAATTCATGTTGATAATCATCCTCGAGAGCTACATCATCAAAGAAACCCTTTTGTGGGATCTGAACTCCCATACTCATTAATCTCTCTAGGAAAGTGCAAGGAAAATATGTTAGCTATGTTTGGGGAAAATAGAGTTGTCATCATAAAAGTGAAAGAACCTCGAACTCTAATAGCAAATTGTATATGCCTAAACATTTACTCCATAGTGGCTTGTGAATTAGTAGAAAGGTTATATATCAGCATCTCCATAAAACATGTAGCAGTAGTAGAAGTGGGAACAAATTAATCCGACTAATCCTGAATATATGGTTGTAGAAGATAATCAAAATGTAAGTGTCTCAATCAAGCCAAGAAGTGAGCTTAGCGCAAATGAGTTGCATAGATATAATCTTGATGAGTAGGCTCAAATCCCAAACCAAATGGTAGGTCTCGGTCCATATTAGACACAAAATTAAAGACCCTCTGCTACTTCTTGCTTAACCCCAAATCGAGTAAGTAGTCCATACTCTACATCATCCATATCACAAAATTTgtcaaataagaaaagaaaagaagaataaataaaaaatcataattttattcacaaaaatattccaatttgatttttattatttatttaaaaaaagaacttttatatctttgatttaaaaatgagaattttgctttaattatatatataaagatatttAGAATATTATCTAAAACACGAATTTTGCTTGACTTTATTAAAATGGacctatatttaaaaaaatgaatttgttaaagagaatttttttttaactttattaaaaggACTTGTATTTGCAAACAAGATTTTGTTTAAGAGAATTTTGCTTAACTTTATTAAAAGgacttgtattttaaaaaagaatttgtttATCTTTTGAAAAGGATTTTTCCATGcttatctaaaaaataattcaacatAATCTTTtatggtaaaataatttttattcttattggGTAAAGATTTTCACACatcaatttacaaaaaaaagaaaaaaaaattattttgaattaatttataagaaaatgatatttattgaaaacaaggattttatcaatttatttacacaaagtgataaatttattttatcaatttatttacaaatgtgatttttataattttatttacaaaatatatttcaatttaacctttttaataaagtgatttttttttatatttaaaataggcgagatttattagaaaaaaaaaaaagaatatctatctattatatatatctaaaactaaaactaaatcaaaagaattcatatgaaaaatataaaatgaaatacaaagaACATAAAATACCCCAAGtaacaataaatcatttttcataagcCAAAACTTATAAACTAATATTCACAAACTAATATTTATAGAATGagaataatgaaaatgaaatacataaaatataaaatactccAAACCACAACAAATCATTATTCATAAGCCAAGATTCATAAACCAATATTCACAAACTGATATTTATAGAATGAGAAGAATGaaactaaaaatcaaaataacaggGGAAATATACTTATGTATAGTTGAGCCCTAGTTTTCCAAAATGAAGCCTAAAAATTCCATCGAGCAGACTCTCTTACTATCCACCGAGCCCAAAAGTCCCTCTCTTGTCAATTTCGCCACCTTAGTTAATCAAACCATACAAAACAAAATCCAAAGTAAGATCAAATAGGAGAAACCCAAATGCATGCCTAAGCttaataagaaaacaaaggctCGAATCTAAATCCAAACTAAAATAGCCTAACTCAAAAATCCAATAAACAAAGcccaaataaaatatataaataaatttaggcCCAACTCAAGGCTATAAAACAAAACCCAATAATGTTTAACACGGTGTTGAAGATCAACATAAGAGTTTTACCTATTTTAGAAAACCCAAAGGAAAAACAGATAGGTAGCCATGAATGGTAGTAGTATAGTAATGGATGGAAGATGGGGGGCTTTGTAGTTGATAGTAGAGGATGAAAGTAGTGGATAATGGTGTTGCATAATGAGGAACTATGGATGGGAGATATGGGTTGGTAATGACTATAGTGGGTTTGTGAATATGGAGATAGAAAATGAGTGAGAAAAGtgggagaaagagagaaaaaaaatgagaataagaaaatgaaatggaaaGAGATAAAGAGTAGGAAAAAGGGTTGGTCAAAAGGAGAGCAATGTTTGCTACCGGTGGTGGTATCGCAGTTAGTTGTGAAAAACATGGGTATACGAGATGAgtgagaaagaaataaaaagaaaagaaaagaaaagaaaatggagggATGAGTGGTTGTGAAAAAGGATGGAAAGTGGGTATGAGTGGAGAAAATTATAGTAAAAATTTGAGGTCAACAATAGGAgatacaatttataattttttttttatagaaaagttTTAGTTCAAACAAGCTTAAaacatccaaaaattttcaaccaAACTTTTTCTACTATTGCATAGTATTTCATCTTCATTATGATTACCACCATTGCATAGTATTTCATCTTCATTGTAGTCATTATTAATTGATTTCTCTATCTTCTTACAATCTAAGCATTTCATCTCTATCACATATTTAGTTTCTCTAGCCTCTTACAATCTAGGCATTTCCTCTCCACTACACACCTCTTACAATCGAAGTATTTCATCTCTACCACACAACCAATTACAATCTAAGCATTTTATCTCTACCACACACATAttgtatgtttttatttttattttttaatacatacaattatctattataattatataCTACAACTTATTCACTTATTCTCCCGTCTCTTATAATCTACGCATTTCATCTTTGCCACACACATATTACAACCAATTTTCTCTACTCTCATTCTCTCTAATCTTTTTCCTCGCTTTCTTTTCTCATATTCCTATCCTCCCACAAATTCTCTCTCATACACAGCATACCCATATCTTTATAGCCCTCATTTTCTCACATCTTTCACATATCTTATTCTTTCCtcgtttccttttcttttctccattttcctCATGACCACCTACACACCTTCCATTATACCCATTTGCTTCCATTACAACCATTGTCAATGACACCACTATTGGCGATGCCATGGTCTGTTAGTAGTCCTCATCGACGGCAACCGTTCccctttcattttctctctctttcatttctcttttcttctacacccattttcttttattctcatTCTTCTCTCATCCCTTACCTAGATTATGCACTGCGAATCACAACACCACCACAACATCTCTACCATGGTTGCCATTCCACCTTAGGTTCATTCTTCAATAACATGGTAAACTCCACCATTTGATCTTCATGATTTGTTTGGaataattgaatttttcttgtgGACTTGGTTATTTTATTTGGACTTGGGCCTATTGcattttggttattttatttgGACTAGGGCTATTGCATTTTGGACTTGTGCCTATTACATATTTGTTATtaggttttgtttgttttgggcttgcaattatttaatttaggtttttgtaattattttcatttgggcttttattttgcatgggtccatctttggttttctttggttAAGCATGGAACCCTCCATGTGGAGGGCTAGGCCTTCTCACCAAATGCTATATAAGGAGTACAACTCTAAGGTTCAAGGAGGGGTGGTGAATTGCTCTAGAGCCTTGAcgattctttattttttcctctctctatttttctattttgtattatttagtGAAAGAGTGAACTAGTTGTATTACTTGGAAGTATAAAGAGTTGTTGGGATTGATTTCACTTGTTGTATATTGGGCATACTTTCTTCCTCTTTGGGTATATACAGATATATATGTATTCTTCTCATGTTCAATTTTAGTATATTTAACATGCAGATTTTTCGTTTGCATTGTATATATTTAGATATGTTATCTTTAGACATTAATATTCTtgtctttatttcattttagtgcattaatttatgtttgtttgaacatattttctagttttaatatctttatttgtatattttgtcTATATTAgttgtattttatttcctttttctattgTTACATGGGTTATTCACttatttgtaaattataatattcatgttcatttcatttttttttatttgggttaTTCATTTGTTTGTAATGTTCTTGTTCACATTTCCTAATGTTTCATTTAATAAGCtgttttttaaatgttattttgatttctttttaataaaattgtccaattaaaatgatttttagtaaaattgtccaaaaatgattttaaataaaagttgttcaaaaataatttgtaaataaaaattatcaaaaatgatttctaaaacaaaaactatgaaaatactttttaaaataaaactacaagcttttttttaataacattgtaaaaatggtaaaatctttcttctctaataatattttttaaataataaaatttgatttggaaatagttttgacaaataaaagttgtaaaaaacactttgaataaaaattgaattgaaagacctttttccttaaaataaattggtaaacaatttttttagataaaatccaaaattatttcttaataaaattggaatCCTTCcttaaataaatagtaaaatgGTTTCTTTCACATAAGATTTGTAAAATcacttttccaaataaagattctaaaataactttttgatatagaaattgtaaaattattttttcaaataaaaaccataaaaatgttttttcttaacaaaactataaaatctttttaaataaaatggaaatttttttaaaaataaaataaaattgtactACAAGAAATAGGATTTTTGGTGACGGTCGCCAACCGTCACCAAATCGTATATATCCGTGACCAAAAACTATTGTCGCGGTCTTATGAAACTTAATGGATTAATGTATGTTTATAGTCACGGTTAATAAAATGATCATGACTAAATATCAACTTTTGGTCACGGTCAGTACTCTAATCGTGACTCAATGTATGTCTATAGTCACGGTTAATAAAAATCATCGTGACTAAATGTCAACCTTTGGTCACGGTCAGTACcctaaccgtgactaaatgtatgtcTATAGTCACGGTTAAGAAATTGACCGTGACTATCCTTTGGTCACGGTTAGTACcctaaccgtgactaaatgtatgtcTATAGTCATGGTTAAGAAATTGACCGTGACTATATGTAATCTTATAGTCACGGTCAATGCCCCTAACCGTGACTAAATATAGGTATATGGTCACGGTAATTAAGTGACCGTGACTAAACATTAAGTCTATTATGGCCTCTATCCCTAACTTTTAGTGACGATTCATTTTAAGCGTGACTAAAAGCACACTTATGGTCACAATTTTTTAGTGACCGTgactaaaatatgttatattttggacattggttttttataaattaaaatttttcaaacctgttataaacccaaacaaacccattttagacctgtatatgcaattaaacaattaaaacaatttcaatatattacaatcaattattccaagctagttaaaaacttatatatcaatataagtcattaaataaaaaaaacataatataacaaaaaaaaaaccaaacaaacaaaaaacaaagagattcaaatttagtttcacattttaacataatataacaaatcaaccaaccaaacatcacataatagtcatagaaagcaaaaaaaactaggagaatctatcatataaataagtagcataatcttcaaaaaagttaagagaatcTATCATATAAAGATGTAGCAAAATCTTCAAATGTCTATTGTTTTTGCTGAAATTGTTGCATCATTTGCATCATCTGTTCTTCAATTTGtacttgcatttttctttgcatttccattattttttcttcaaactcttctttcacttcttcacgTGTCTTCTTTTGAACTTCTATCAATCTctcttcaaatgtttctttcacaTTTGAGAGTTCTTCAGTTGCAGTTGTAAACTTTTGTTCTGCAGCTATTAGCATCTCTTGGGCGTTTTCAAGTTGTGTTGAAAGAATAACTCTTGATCGCCTTCTACTAGTAGAACCAAAGATTGAGGTAGGAGTAGGACCAAATCCATACCCTCGAACATGACCATGCCTCTCTGGACCCATGACTTGAGTATATATCTCATCTACATATGTAGATGCTACAGATGTAGATGATACAGATGTAGATGCTCCAGATGATgcagaagtagaagaagatgtCCCCTCAGGTTGGGATAGTAATTGTTGAAATTGATActagaattataaaaaacaaaaaaaaaattgttagtcttttaaaataatttagtatgAGGTTATGATTGAAATacaagtatataaaatttatttacttcattacCATAATCTCCTTAGAATGATCATCAACAGGCGTCCCATCTTTTCTTGTGTGTGTCAGGGCAAACATTTCAATTCTATTGGGCTCACTTCGATCCTCCTTCTTTTGTGCCCATTCTTATAAGTAAAACAATTGAGTTATTTATGATGAATTATTTATGTACAAACAAaccatattaataataaattttcaacctGTTCATATcgaatttaagcataactttttgatCCCAATGTATGCTTTATCACTTGTTTTGCCCtatttgccttgtttttttttttttctgagatatcctacatcaattaaaaaatagcaaGTCACCTATATAGGTAatagaaacataataaaagttatatacatGAAGTATTAGGTTAaatataactaataaatatcattttatgtgaatATGAGTATCATAAGATACATTGTCAAAAAAAGATCATTATCTTTACCTTGGCTTCAGGTGTACCCTAAAAGTGGATGAGCCACCTCCAATCATCATCCGATAAGTGTGGAGGTCGATGGCACAATCTCTCCTCATCTGTATTATAAGGGTTATAATACTTAgccttcattttatttctatagcttctaaacaaatttccacaacattgaagaatgtagctcttacatgtttcttctagttcatatttttcctgtattgcattaaaatgtcatgtttaaataagaggtatcatttttaaacaataacatTACAATTTAGATTGAATAGTAACTAGCATATACCAATACTAAGGCACAAATCTTTTCTTTCACATCTTCACTAACATGATTCCAATCTTGAACTTGGATGGCTACATTGTGTTGAGATCGCACCAATGTTCCCATATAGCTTGACAATCTTTCCCTTTTTCCATCATAAACAACTTGCCCTCTGGTATTGAATCGTGTAGTTTTTTTTCCCCGGGTTTCATACTAAGTAAATCTAAGTTATGTGTTAGGCCACGTGTCCTCTTTTTGCTAGAGGATGAACCTATTAAgagtaataatgaaattaaaagaaacataatttacttatcttatataaaattaaacattaaaaacctatcattcaagaaattaaatatatgtaaacacatttatcatatgtaaagttaaatataatctTCTTAATCATACCAACAACAGAAGGATCTGAAGAATCAACAGGATCAGAACTACTAGGAGTAGTAGTTGCAGCAGGTTGTATGTCTAAGAGTTGTTGTAGATTATCCAACTCATCTTCTGGAGACACTATTTGTACTTTTCCTCTTCGATGTGACATTTCCTAcataataaagtaaattagaaaaagtaatacaaaataagttacataaataatatgaaataaattacaatttgtatatctggtaagtatatatttatgtacTTACCATTACTATTAGCTACACATCATCTATATCATCATCATGAATGAATTCATTATCTCTTTCAACAATGTTTTTTTGTCGTGATAGTAGAACATCTGTTTGGATAGTTTCTCCTACAATATCATTTCTATCCTAATTGATTAAATCATTCTCGATCAACTCATGCACATCACGTTGACTATGAAATGTTATAAGCTGTTGATATGGCTCTGGATTATTAGTAGATACTTTCTGATTCATATCATAAACCCCTCGAGTTTGTATCTCTACAACGGTGTGCCAATTTTcctcatttgaattttgaacatagAAGACTTGTTTTGCTTGAGATGTAAGTACAAATGGTTCATCTGTGCATATGGTacgttcaaaattcaaacacgTGAACCCATATTCATCCTTCTTTATTCCTCTTCCACTATTGATTACATCCCACCAGTCACACTTGAATAAAATAACTCTATTTCCACCAAGGTAATGTAACTCAATTACATTAGTTAGCACACCATAGTAAGAAACATGACCAGGAATTGAGTTCTTATCTCTTGCACTTCCAAAGCTTGATACCTCTGCGGTCATAACAACTCcactattttgagtttttttttcccttttctcgtTCTCTTGTGTGAAATCTGAACCCATTAATGATGTATCCTCTATAACATGTAACTGATGTACTTGGTCCACGAGACAATGATAGTATGTGTTCAGAAATTGGACCTTCATGTCGCATTTGTATAATCTATAGATtcaaatataagatgttaatacATACATGTGTATTAGATAATAGAACAATTTATGTAGTGAATGAACTTACACGTTCTTCAAACCAACTAATGAATTCTCTTCTGTGAATCAAATCTACATCTCGTGCACGAATACGAGGCTTAACCCTTATAGATTGCTTATGCTctctaataaaaatgaaaaaattaattataatgctcacaaagaccaaaattaaatttttgtatgagaattaatataaagttttattcaaataagtgtTTTACTCAATAAATGACGTCACTTCCTCACAATTAGTCAACACATATAAATGTGCTTGGGACCATTCTTCTGTGCTAAGAACACGAGATGTTGAATTTCCTATTTACGTCCCATGCATTTGAAAATGGTTAACCCTCCACcatttgttatgttattttcaatgacataatttctttcttcacgGTCATGCTTCGTTTCAACATCATGCAAATATCTTGAACAAAAGGTTGTACATTCTTCTGCTATGTACCCCTCTACAATAGAACCTTCTGGACGACTCTTATTATGGACATAAGACTTTAATGTACGTAAATACCTATCATTCCACAACATGATAGATTTGTTTCATGAACTAAACGAAACCTAATATACATAAGATTAATTGAATGAGAACATACCGCTCAATAGGATACATCCATCGATATTGCACTGGTCCAGCGATCTTTGCCTCACTTGCAAGATGAATAGGTAAATGCACCATAACATCAAAGAATGATGGAGGAAATATTCTTTCTAATTTGCAAAGTGTGACTCTTATGT
It contains:
- the LOC104881560 gene encoding uncharacterized protein LOC104881560, whose product is MFALTHTRKDGTPVDDHSKEIMYQFQQLLSQPEGTSSSTSASSGASTSVSSTSVASTYVDEIYTQVMGPERHGHVRGYGFGPTPTSIFGSTSRRRSRVILSTQLENAQEMLIAAEQKFTTATEELSNVKETFEERLIEVQKKTREEVKEEFEEKIMEMQRKMQVQIEEQMMQMMQQFQQKQ